The following is a genomic window from Candidatus Polarisedimenticolaceae bacterium.
AACGCGCGCCGGGGACGACGACGGCCCCGGCGGGGATCGTCAGCGGCTCCGTCTCGGTCGCGCGGTGGATCTCCTCCCGGACGAGGTCGTAGACGGGAACCGACCGCGCGAGGACCACGCCCGCGGCGAGCACCGCTCCCGCGCCCACGCGGGTTCCCTCGTAGACCCCGCAGCCTCCGCCCACGAAGACCCCGTCCTCGAGCACCACGGGGATCGCGCCCACCGGTTCCAGGACGCCGCCGACCTGCGCCGCCGCGGAGAGGTGGACGCGCGAGCCGACCTGGGCGCACGAGCCGACGAGGGCGTGGCTGTCCACCATCGTGCCCTCGCCGACGAAGGCGCCGACGTTCACGTACGCGGGAGGCATCACGACGACCCCTTCCGCGAGGAAGGCGCCGCGACGGACGGTCGTTCCGCCGGGCACGACCCTCACGTTCCGCCCGGAGAGCGCCGGATCCCACGTCGGAAAGGTGTCGCGGTCGCGGAAGTGGAACGCGGCCCCTCCGTCGACCGGAACGTTGGTCCCGATGCGGAAGGCGAGCAGGATGCCGCGCTTCACCCAGGCGTTCACCGTCCAGCCGCTCCCCGAAGGCTGCGCGGCACGCACCCGTCCCGCCTCCAGCGCGTCGAGCAGCGCGCGCACCGCCGGGAGCGCCTCCTCGCGCGACGGCGACGGGGAAGCCGCGAGCCGCTCGATCGTCGCTTCGAGCTCGGCGAGCGTCAACGCAGTCCCGCCTTGGCCAGGGCGGCGGACAGCGTCTGCCGCGTCTTCTCGGTCGGCGGCCCCAGCGGCGCGCGCACCCGATCCGAGCAGCGACCCAGGAGGGCCATCGCCGCCTTCACCGGCACGGGATTCGACTCGACGAAGTTCGCGCG
Proteins encoded in this region:
- a CDS encoding 2,3,4,5-tetrahydropyridine-2,6-dicarboxylate N-succinyltransferase, whose product is MTLAELEATIERLAASPSPSREEALPAVRALLDALEAGRVRAAQPSGSGWTVNAWVKRGILLAFRIGTNVPVDGGAAFHFRDRDTFPTWDPALSGRNVRVVPGGTTVRRGAFLAEGVVVMPPAYVNVGAFVGEGTMVDSHALVGSCAQVGSRVHLSAAAQVGGVLEPVGAIPVVLEDGVFVGGGCGVYEGTRVGAGAVLAAGVVLARSVPVYDLVREEIHRATETEPLTIPAGAVVVPGARSLSGAFAARHGLSLQTPVIVKYRDEGTDAASALEQALR